The nucleotide sequence ATCCTTTTTGACTTTTCGGAAGCGGGCAAGCACATTAAGTCGCAACTACCGCCCTACATATCGCTCAAAGATGCCTCTACAGCCCGCAGCATCATTTCAGCCATTGTTTCAGGTGTAATATCGCTGACCGTATTCAGCTTCTCGATGGTGATGATCGTCCTGAATCAGGCTGCTTCTCAACTTAGCAACCGGGTACTCAATCGGCTGATCGGTAACCGATTCCAGCAGATCGTACTGGGGATTTATATAGGTACCATCGTTTTTGCGCTGTTCCTGCTTACCGCCATCCGCGACATCGATTCGGGAATTTACATTCCTGCCCTAAGTACCTACCTGCTGATACTTCTGACCATTTTCGATATTTTTCTCTTCATTTATTTTTTGCACTACATCACGCAGTCTGTCAAGTACGAGGTGATCATCAATCGCATCTATGAGGACACGAAAAACGTAATGGAGAGCGCCTGTGTGTTGCCCCAGCAGCCGACCGAGCCGATCGCCTTGAAGGGTAGCCACTATGTGTTGGCCAATTCATCCGGGATTTACGAAGGTTTTGACACCGAATCGCTCGTCAAGCTGGCCGATGAGCACGATTGCCTGTTTTTTGCCCTTCACACGCCGGGTACCTTTGTATTACAGGGCCTTCCACTTTTGCAGGTGAGCAAGCCCATCGGGCCGGATGCCCAGCAGGAGGCCGCGCGGGCGGTGCGGCTGAACACCAGCGAATCGGTAGAAGAGAATTTCTTCTACGGCATGCGGCAGTTGTCCGAGATCGGCATGAAAGCCCTGAGCCCCGGTATCAACGACCCCGGCACGGCCATTATCGCCACACGGGCGCTGTTTCAATTGCTCGCCTTCCGGATCAGCCACTTTCCCGAGAATGTGGTCAGGAACCGGGCTCAGCAGGTTCGAATCCTGATTAAAGAACTGACTTTTGACGATATGTTTGCTCATACCGTACTACCCGTCTGGGATTACGGAAAAGACGATCGCCTGGTCCAGCACGAAATGTTCCATTTGCTAACGCAGCTGCTGAGGATTTCCCCTTTACACTCCCTTATGGGTCGGCTACTACAGGAAGTGAATCAGAAAAGGCAGCAGCAGTTCCTTACGGTCTACAAGAACTGATCGCCTGGCTTCTGCTGTACTTACCGTATGGGCAGGCCTAGGTTCTAAGGCAAGCCGGGGCATTGGAATTCCCTGGCGTCATCAGTATATCACCGGATTTTTGGGTTTTTAGAAGAATGGTACCCCTGAATTTCCACTCGGGTTCGATGGATGGAGGTTTCTTCAGTTCCAACTCTAAATTTTCTCCCAAACAGCACTCATTTCCATGGAATGCATCCCCAAACTTCTGATAGGTAGTATGCTACTCGTACTGGTTACCCAGTCGGATGGCCAGGCGCAGGTCAAAAAAGCCCACGAGGTATCATTTACGAAAACCTCCCTCACCCGCGATTTTATTGCCGAAGGTGCAGCAGTGGGCGATGTGAATAAAGATGGTAAAAAGGATGTCTTGGCGGGGGCATTCTGGTTTGAAGCACCCAACTGGACGCCGCACGAGCTAGCCGAACCGAAAGAATTTAAGAAGATGGAAGGATACAGCGATTCATTCCTGGATTTCGCCATGGATGTCAACCAGGATGGCTGGGTGGATTTGGTCCGGATCGACTGGCCCGGCAAGGCTGCTGCCTGGCACGAGAATCCGAAAAACAAGCCTGGCCATTGGACCATGCACCCGATCCATGAGCATTTGGGCAACGAATCGCCCATGCTGGTGGATATCGACGGCGATGGTCGGCTCGACATCCTGGGAAACGATCCTACCGCAAAGCAGGTCATCTGGCTTAGGGCACCCAAGAAAAAGGGCGATACCGAATGGACAAAGTACGTGATCAGCAGTGACGAGAACCTGGGAACACATCAATACACCCACGGCATCGGTTACGGCGATATCAACGGCGATGGCAAGAAGGATGTAGTGATTAAAAGTGGGTGGTGGGAAGGCTCGGGTGATCCTAAAAAAGAAAACTGGAAGTTTCATCCGGCCAACCTTGGCCAGGATTGCGCCCAGATGTATATACTGGACCTGAATGGCGATGGCTTGAACGATATTGTCAGTTCATCGGCGCATAATTACGGTATCTGGTGGCACGAGCAGGGCCGGGACGCTAACGGCAAGGAAATCTGGCAGGAACATGAAATCTACAAAGCTTTTTCTCAAACACACAGTCTGGCCCTGGCCGATCTTGACGGCGATGGTGACCTCGATCTCGTAACGGGTAAACGGCACCTGGCTCACCAGGGCAAGGACCCGGGTGGACTTGATCCTGCCTTGATGTATTGGTTCGAGTACAAGCTGGATGGTAAGGACCCTACCTGGACTCCCCACGAAATTGACAATGATTCCGGATCGGGTCTTCACGTGACGGTTGAGGATATGAACCGGGATGGCCTGCCCGACATCGTAACGGGTAACAAAAGGGGCGTCCATGTTTTTATTCAACAGAAAGGTAAAACGGTACCCGGAAAACCATAAACATTTTTATTACATAATGTCACAAGCCCTGTAGGACCAACCCATAAAGTCCTAGTGCATAGCTCTCACACGGCAAACCAGAAAAGGTATTATTCTCTATTCAGAAACATAACAATCCTGCGGATACAAATACCCGGATTGTGTAATGCCACGCTCCCACCAGGGAAAAATTGAATCAGATGTTTGCGCTTATAAGTTGCTGATTATAAGGAATTTTTGAAAAGATAATTAATAAGATAGAAAATTGAACGCCGTTAGAAAAGGCGTACCAAAATCACGTGCCATCTGGATTCTCCGGATGGCACACTTATTTACCTGGCAAGTGAAATTGGTTTACTGAAAACTTTACCCCCTAACCGACTTGCTATGGATACGACCGAGATGAAAGAATTTGTGGAGGGCATTGCGCTACTGTGGAAGGAAAACAAGCGGAGGGAATTGTTATATATTCACGTTATGAAGCGGGACCATCTGGGCAACCTGCGTCGCCTGTGCAATCAGGGACATATCAGTGCCTTGTTGTTTCAGAAAGAAATACAGTGGATCTACGATTATTTCAAATGCAATCTGAATGACTGTGACCTGCGGGACGCCTTTGAAGCCGCCCCGTCGGATCATGAACAGGAGGCTGCTCTGGATACTATGAAGGACACCGGCATGGTGGTGCGACTCATTAAAGAAGCCGAATTGACCACCATCAGGGGGTACCAGTCCGTGTTGAAGTATGTAGATCTGGGTGGGGAGGTACATGGCATATTGCGCGAGCACCTGGACCGACTCACGCATTTATGCACTGAATTTGGTCGGGAAGCGAACCCATATTTCAGGCGTATGCCGCTGTCCCCCCTTTATTCATAGACCTCATACCAAAAAAATCAGCCGTAGGAGGCCAGTAACTTAGCCACCCGCTGTTCCGATTCCGATAGCCACGACTCTTCAGTTGTGGCTATTTTTGCGTATTTCTGTAGACGATTCTCAGCATACGAATTCGTAACCGACGGGTGTACGTAGTACTTCTTACACACTGCACGCGTATTGCCCAGATGCTCGGCTACTTCGTCGTAGCAGGCATTGAGGGTGCGTTTTAATGCTGCGTCGCTGGCAGTAGGTTCCTGGTGTCGCAAGAATTCGAAAGCCGTAATTGTCCCCATCCAGGTACGGAAGTCTTTGGCCGTAAAACTACCGCAGGTATGTTCCCGGATGTATTGATTTACATGATGGGCTTGCAAAGGTTTGCGTTTGCCTTCTTCATTGAGGTACTGAAACAGCCGTTTACCGGGCATTTCCTTATAATGTTGGATCAGTCGGGCCAGCGAGCGGTCGCGCAGGCTGATGTTATGTTTTATACTTTTCTTGCCCGTAAATTTAAGCTGAATGGTAGCCCCCTTCACCTGAACATGCCGGGCATCGAGGGTCGTAAGTCCCGAAGTACCGTTTTTTACGCGGTAGCGCAGGTTTCCCACCCGGATGCAGGTTTTTTCCATCAGTCGCACTGCCAGCGCCGTAGCTTTGGCGCACGAATCACCATGGCTGCGCAAGTCGTGTTGCACCTGTTCCCGCAGCTCGGGCAGCACGGCCACGAAGCGGAGTAGTTTGAAGTATTTGGTGGTGTTCCTAATCTGATTCCAGTGTTCGTGGTAGCGGTACTGCTTGCGCCCCGCCTCGTCGGTACCCGTCGCCTGCAAATGGGCTTTCGGATCCTTACTGATCCACACATCTTCCCAGGCCGGCGGCAATACCAGTGCTTTGAAGCGTTCGATTTTTTTCCGGTCGCGGCACCGTACCCCATGGTCATCCACATAAAAGTACCCCTTCCCGGCCCGCTTGCGGAAATAACCGGGAGCAACCTTGCAATCGATATAATGCAGACCTACCGCTTCGGCGGTTTTTACGGGGTCTTTCCGGATTTTCTTTAAATCCCGGGCAGGTAGCGGAGGTAGTGCCGTAGATACTGCGGCAAGTGCTGATGACATAGTGAATTTGTGGATAAGCGTACGAACAGAATCAGGCTTCAAATTAAATACCCGTACTCTTGGACAAGGGGTACCTGATAATATAAGTAATTGAAAATCAAATTAATGATGCTGGGTAGTTGAAGCTACATCAATGAAGGGTACGCCCCGTACCTTGGTATTGGCTACCCACTTGGGAAGAACGAATTGAGGAATAAGGTGTACAATGAAATCGGAATACTGCCTGAGAGGTTTCTACCTAACAAAGCCAAAGGACGGGTGGAAAAGACAAAAACGGATTATTAGAGCGAAGATAGAGTGAGTAAGATCTGGTGAATCCGCCTTTTTAGTGAGGTACCTGTATCCAAATGAAACCCTGTCGTTTCCTAATTTCACAATGCACCTAATTACAATTCTATCGTATTTTTTCGCTATGGCCACCGCTTCATCGCCACACCAGGCTACCCCACTCGTGAAAGAAGGGGCAACCCTGCAAAAACTCGCCGGGGATTTCGCCTTTACCGAAGGCCCTACCTCTGATGCCGAGGGCAATGTCTATTTTACCGACCAACCCAATGACCGCATTATGAAATGGAGTGTCGATGGGAAACTCTCGACCTATATGCAGCCTTCCGGGCGCTCCAACGGCATGTTTTTCGACCGCAAAGACCGGCTATGGTCGTGCGCGGATGCCAAAAACGAACTGTGGATCATTGATAAAAACAAGAAGAAGGAAACGGTGGTCGTGAAGGAGTACGAGGGTAAACGCCTCAACGGCCCCAACGACGTGTGGGTGATGCCCGACGGCAGCGCTTATTTTACAGACCCTTTCTACAAGCGCGACTGGTGGGACCACACCGAACAGCCCATCGAAATACAAGGCGTTTATTTTTTGAGCAAGGATCACAAGACCCTAACCCGGGTGATCGCCGACTTTAACAAACCCAATGGTATCGTAGGTACCCCCGATGGTAAGAAACTCTACGTAACCGACATTGGCGATGGTAAGATTTATCATTATAAAATAAACCCAGACCACTCGTTGAGCGATAAGACGCTGCTCTGTGAGGAACGCTCCGATGGCATGACGATTGATGAAAGGGGCAACGTGTACATTACCAACGGCAACGGCGTGACCGCTTATAGCCCGCAGGGCGAAAAACTGGTCAATATCCCAACCGGCCAGGGCTGGACGGCGAACGTGTGCTTTGGGGGGAAAGATCATTCCACCCTCTTCATCACGGCCAGTACAGGGTTTTATTCCATCGACATGAATGTGCGGGGTGTGAAGCCCTGAGCGATGCGGGGAAAAACCCGTATTATTCGTCTGATACAAGTATGACACAACTCAACTCTTTCCACACCACTCGGTTCGTAAGCTTTCCGGAAGGTACCTTCTGTCGGAATTCCAATGCTGTTTGCAAAGCATTGCTATTGCTGATTATGCTCTTGGGTGCTGGGATGCTTCCAACTCAGGCACAGGCTCCAAAAGGTACAGTAAAAGGGCGCATTGTGGATAGCAAAGGTGGCGAACCGCTCCCTTTTGCCAGTGTTAGGGTATTTGTATCTTCTGCTAATGCTAAAGGAAACGAGGGTCTGGTTACGGGCGGTGTGGCGGATGACGCCGGGAACATCGACTTTCCGGCTCCTTTCGGTACCTACTACGCTCTGATCGAATTCATGGGCTACACGGCGTTGAAAACCCCCCAATTTGTGCTTTCCAAAGAAAAACCCACCTATGATCTGGGTTCGGTAAAGTTGGTTTCCAGCACCAACACCCTGGATGAAGTGGTGGTGCAGGCTGAAAAAAGTTCGATGGAATTGTCGCTTGATAAGCGGATTTTCAATGTGGGCAAGGATCTGGCCAATGCGGGTGGTACCGCAACGGATATTTTGAGCAATATTCCATCCGTATCGGTAGATCCTGAGGGCGGCGTCAAGCTTCGCGGGAGCGGTAATGTGCGCATTCTGGTAGACGGAAAACCTTCGGGCCTGGTGAGTTTCAAGGGCGGAGGAGGCCTGCAACAGTTGCCGGGCAGTCTGATCGAGCGCGTCGAGATCATTACCAATCCATCGGCGCGCTACGAAGCCGAAGGTATGGCGGGGATTATCAACATCATCCTGAAAAAGGAACGCAAGGAAGGGTTTAACGGCTCGTTTGAGGTGATTACCGGGCAACCCGTCAATTACGGCGGGGCGGCCAACCTGAATTACCGCCACCGGAAGGTAAA is from Salmonirosea aquatica and encodes:
- a CDS encoding DUF2254 domain-containing protein; translation: MLDNTRVWLQGRYYKILNSIAFYPAFIGVTFLVLSYLVILFDFSEAGKHIKSQLPPYISLKDASTARSIISAIVSGVISLTVFSFSMVMIVLNQAASQLSNRVLNRLIGNRFQQIVLGIYIGTIVFALFLLTAIRDIDSGIYIPALSTYLLILLTIFDIFLFIYFLHYITQSVKYEVIINRIYEDTKNVMESACVLPQQPTEPIALKGSHYVLANSSGIYEGFDTESLVKLADEHDCLFFALHTPGTFVLQGLPLLQVSKPIGPDAQQEAARAVRLNTSESVEENFFYGMRQLSEIGMKALSPGINDPGTAIIATRALFQLLAFRISHFPENVVRNRAQQVRILIKELTFDDMFAHTVLPVWDYGKDDRLVQHEMFHLLTQLLRISPLHSLMGRLLQEVNQKRQQQFLTVYKN
- a CDS encoding DNA topoisomerase IB, whose translation is MSSALAAVSTALPPLPARDLKKIRKDPVKTAEAVGLHYIDCKVAPGYFRKRAGKGYFYVDDHGVRCRDRKKIERFKALVLPPAWEDVWISKDPKAHLQATGTDEAGRKQYRYHEHWNQIRNTTKYFKLLRFVAVLPELREQVQHDLRSHGDSCAKATALAVRLMEKTCIRVGNLRYRVKNGTSGLTTLDARHVQVKGATIQLKFTGKKSIKHNISLRDRSLARLIQHYKEMPGKRLFQYLNEEGKRKPLQAHHVNQYIREHTCGSFTAKDFRTWMGTITAFEFLRHQEPTASDAALKRTLNACYDEVAEHLGNTRAVCKKYYVHPSVTNSYAENRLQKYAKIATTEESWLSESEQRVAKLLASYG
- a CDS encoding FG-GAP repeat domain-containing protein, with amino-acid sequence MLLVLVTQSDGQAQVKKAHEVSFTKTSLTRDFIAEGAAVGDVNKDGKKDVLAGAFWFEAPNWTPHELAEPKEFKKMEGYSDSFLDFAMDVNQDGWVDLVRIDWPGKAAAWHENPKNKPGHWTMHPIHEHLGNESPMLVDIDGDGRLDILGNDPTAKQVIWLRAPKKKGDTEWTKYVISSDENLGTHQYTHGIGYGDINGDGKKDVVIKSGWWEGSGDPKKENWKFHPANLGQDCAQMYILDLNGDGLNDIVSSSAHNYGIWWHEQGRDANGKEIWQEHEIYKAFSQTHSLALADLDGDGDLDLVTGKRHLAHQGKDPGGLDPALMYWFEYKLDGKDPTWTPHEIDNDSGSGLHVTVEDMNRDGLPDIVTGNKRGVHVFIQQKGKTVPGKP
- a CDS encoding SMP-30/gluconolactonase/LRE family protein; translated protein: MATASSPHQATPLVKEGATLQKLAGDFAFTEGPTSDAEGNVYFTDQPNDRIMKWSVDGKLSTYMQPSGRSNGMFFDRKDRLWSCADAKNELWIIDKNKKKETVVVKEYEGKRLNGPNDVWVMPDGSAYFTDPFYKRDWWDHTEQPIEIQGVYFLSKDHKTLTRVIADFNKPNGIVGTPDGKKLYVTDIGDGKIYHYKINPDHSLSDKTLLCEERSDGMTIDERGNVYITNGNGVTAYSPQGEKLVNIPTGQGWTANVCFGGKDHSTLFITASTGFYSIDMNVRGVKP